The Candidatus Hydrogenedentota bacterium DNA segment GTAGCCAGCGCCTCATGCGTCCGCTTGCGCTCGGTAATATCGCTCACGATGTGGATGGATCCCGCAAATCGGCCCTCCTTATCCAGAACCGGATCCACCGTAATCTCGAACCAGCCCCTCTCGGTCTGGTGTTCCATGCTCTCGCGCCGCAGGCTTTCCCGCACTCGCTGGGTTGGACATCCGACTATGGGCCGATCCGAATTGTGAACGACCTCCCAGCAGTGTTTGCCAATTAACTCGTCGCATGAATACGGAAAGAAGCGTTCCGAGGTCTTGTTGGACCGTACGATGCGTTGCTCCAGATCCAGAATCCACATCGCGCTGTTCGTAGCGTCGAACGTGCGTTGCCATTCGCGTCCAGCTCGGAGCGCGTCTTCCTCCGCGCGCCGGCGCTCGGCTACCTCGCGCTCCAAAGACGCCTTTGTGATCTCCAGTTGCATGAGCTTGTCTTCTAGCTTTCGGATGAGCGCCTCGTTGTATCCTTTGACGTAGGCCGTCTCTTCCAACGCGGATTCGCGCGGCGGTCCTAGTCGCCCAGCTTCGTGATCACTGATTACCTCTTCAATGATCCCCAGCAAGGCCTCCGGTTCTTGCGGTTTAATGATGAACCTATCCGCGCCAAGCCCCAGCGCAAATTCCTCGTCTTTTGCGTCAGTGTACGTAGCCGTGTAGAAAACGAAAGGAATGCTTTTGAGCGTTGCGTCATTCTTCCAATGCCTACACAGCGAATACCCGTCCATGCCGGGCATCAAAATATCCGTAACGATTAAGTTCGGTGGCGTTGTGCGCGCGATCTCAAGAGCCTCCGCGCCTTCCACCGCCACTTGAACCTCATAGCCATGTCCAACCAGCAAAGCTTGAAGCAAGTAGCGATTCTGCTCGTTGTCATCTACAACCAGAAGCCTTGTCATCGGCGCCTCCCCTTCAGGCCCGTTCCTTACGTCACATGCCGCTCAACATCGGCGATAAACGTCTCAGGATTGATCGGTTTCTCAATGTATCCGGTGCATCCCGCCTCCAATGCACGTTCTCGATCCCCGACCATTGCATAGCTCGTCACCGCAATAATGGGCACCCCTGTAATCGCCGGATTGCTCCGCAACGCCTGCGCGACTTCATACCCGTCCATACCCGGTAATTGAATATCCAGAAGAATGAGCGTTGGCGCTATTTTGCCTGCCAAATCGATCCCCTGAAGACCGTCGCGGGCTTGTACGACCTCGTAACCCTTCTTCTCGAGCATGAACGTAACCAAATAGAGGTTCTGCTCATTGTCCTCGATAACAAGCACCTTCTTCTTCACCGTCTACTCCTAACTCTGCGATACGGGAAGCGTAAAACCGAAAGCACTCCCAACTCCCCATTCGCTTTCGGCCCAGATCCGGCCGCCCATCTTTTCGATGAGGCGCTTGCAGATCGATAGGCCCAGTCCCGTCCCCTCGTGGTTCCGCGTCAAGCCCGCGTCAATCTGCCGGAAGGCTTGGAATAGCGTTCCCATGTCTTCAGGCTTAATCCCAATCCCCGTGTCTCGCACCCGAGTAACGAGGTCGCTCCCCTCAATTGTACAATCGACCCGTACGCCGCCCTTTTCCGTGAACTTCAGCCCGTTGTTAATCAGGTTGATGAGTATCTGCTCAAAGCGCCTGCGATCGTTGACCATGTGGTCCACTTCGGGCGAAATGTCCGACGACAAAGTTAACCCTTTTGCCTCCGCCATCGGCGCGACCAGATGCATGACTCTCTCAATCGATTCGCGCGCGTTAAACGGCTTCGCCTCGACCTCCAACTGGCCCGCTTCAATCTTCGAAAGGTCGAGGACATCATTGATGAGCGCCAAGAGATGCCGCGCGCTACCCTGGACCATCTTAAGTTGCTTGGTCTGTTCCGGATTGAGCGGCCCCGGCAACTCCTGCAACACGATCCCCGTAAAACCGATGATTGAATTGAGCGGCGTGCGCAATTCGTGCGACATCGCCGCCAGGAATGCCGACTTAAGCCGATCCGCCGACTCGGCCCGTTCCTTTGCCAACTCAAGTTCCGCAGTGCGCTCCACTACGCGGCGTTCCAACGTGGCATTCAGTTCCCGCACGGCCTTTTCCGCCAATAGACGCTCCGTTATATCGCGCGAAACCACCACCACCTGCGCCACCTGGCCTTGCGCATCCCGAATCACACTGCCCTGAGATTCGATGTGGCGCGGCTTGCCATCCTGATCCACCAAACGGTACTCCAGGCGGTGTCCCTGACCCGTGCGGACCGTCTCTCGAAACGCAGCCTGCACCCTGTCCCGGTCATCCGGGTGGACCTGCTCGAACGATGAAGTTCCCCGCAGACTATCCGGATTCCCAAGAATTCCCCCATAGGAGGGACTGCTATAGAGGCGTTTGCCTTCCAGATCCAGCACCACGACCAAATCGGCGAGGTTTTCCGTGATGAGGCGAAACTGTTCCTCGCTGCGGCGAAGCGCATCTTGCGCCTCTTTCTGCGCCGTGATGTCCGTTCCCACGCTCAGGATTCCCAAGACCTGGCCTTGCTCGTCGCGCGTGATTCTGTTGGTCCACGCAACCCACACCCGCTCCCCGTTGCGCCGCACGTTCTCGTTGACGTTTTGCTCGAAGGCTTTCGGATTCGCGCAGATTTGCTCTATAAGCGGTTTCAGGTCCCGGCCGCTGCTTTCCGTGAGCGGCACAATCGTGCCCACCACGTGGCGTCCCAGGATCTCCTCTGCCGAATAGCCGAAGAATCGCTGGCCGAATTCGTTGAGGAAGGTTATCTTCCCCTCATGTGACCAGCGCAGAATGATGCTGTTCGCATTCTCGACGAGCTCGCGATACTTCTGCTCGTTTTCGTGTAGGGCACGCTCTTTGCGATTCCGCTCCTCAAGCAATACCGCCAGAATCTGCACGGTAAGGCTTGAAACCAGCAGCAACACACATAGCGTGAGCATGCCGCGTACGAGCTCATTCGGCGGAGATGCCCCAAGAGTCTGTGCAACCGCAATCGTTGCGCCCGCCGCGACCAGCGCATTCGCAATGACAACTTCGCGAAGTGTGAACCGGAGGGCTACCAGAATAAGCAGTGGGATGACCAGAATCGTCAGCGCGGGCCACGCGGGGAACGCGGCTCCAAACAGCACCAGACCCGCGGCAAACGCCGCCGCCAAAAGCGCGGCGATTTCCGTTCCCCGTTTCAGTGCCAGGCCCTTGGGCAAGCCATACGACGCAAGCGCGAACAGCACCGGTGCGACAACCACCATGCCTATCGTGTCGCCCAGCCACCAGTGAAACCAGGTTCGCGTGAATCCCGCCGCCGTCACGCTCCCGACGCTCCACAGAGCCACCACTCCGAGGGTCGATGCGGCCAATGCGGAAATTGGGGCCACC contains these protein-coding regions:
- a CDS encoding response regulator, which translates into the protein MKKKVLVIEDNEQNLYLVTFMLEKKGYEVVQARDGLQGIDLAGKIAPTLILLDIQLPGMDGYEVAQALRSNPAITGVPIIAVTSYAMVGDRERALEAGCTGYIEKPINPETFIADVERHVT
- a CDS encoding PAS domain S-box protein; its protein translation is MLTLCVLLLVSSLTVQILAVLLEERNRKERALHENEQKYRELVENANSIILRWSHEGKITFLNEFGQRFFGYSAEEILGRHVVGTIVPLTESSGRDLKPLIEQICANPKAFEQNVNENVRRNGERVWVAWTNRITRDEQGQVLGILSVGTDITAQKEAQDALRRSEEQFRLITENLADLVVVLDLEGKRLYSSPSYGGILGNPDSLRGTSSFEQVHPDDRDRVQAAFRETVRTGQGHRLEYRLVDQDGKPRHIESQGSVIRDAQGQVAQVVVVSRDITERLLAEKAVRELNATLERRVVERTAELELAKERAESADRLKSAFLAAMSHELRTPLNSIIGFTGIVLQELPGPLNPEQTKQLKMVQGSARHLLALINDVLDLSKIEAGQLEVEAKPFNARESIERVMHLVAPMAEAKGLTLSSDISPEVDHMVNDRRRFEQILINLINNGLKFTEKGGVRVDCTIEGSDLVTRVRDTGIGIKPEDMGTLFQAFRQIDAGLTRNHEGTGLGLSICKRLIEKMGGRIWAESEWGVGSAFGFTLPVSQS